The following are from one region of the Equus przewalskii isolate Varuska chromosome 21, EquPr2, whole genome shotgun sequence genome:
- the RSPO4 gene encoding R-spondin-4, whose translation MRAPLCLLLLVAHAVDMLPLNRRKKQVGAGQGGNCTGCVICSEENGCSTCQQRLFLFIRREGIRQYGKCVHDCPPGYFGIRGQEVNRCKKCGATCESCFSQDFCIQCKRRFYLYKGKCLPTCPPGTTAQQSTRECQEECELGPWGSWSPCTYHGKTCGSAWGLETRVREASRAGQEEAAACQVLSESRKCSIQRPCPGERSPGQKKGRREQRPRKDRKPDRKPDPDRKPPVRASQPPA comes from the exons ATGCGGGCGCCACTGTGCCTGCTGCTGCTCGTCGCCCACGCCGTGGACATGCTGCCCTTGAACCGAAGGAAGAAGCAAG TGGGAGCTGGTCAGGGGGGCAACTGCACAGGCTGTGTCATCTGCTCAGAGGAGAACGGCTGCTCCACCTGCCAGCAGAGGCTGTTTCTGTTCATCCGCCGGGAGGGCATCCGTCAGTACGGCAAGTGTGTGCACGACTGTCCCCCCGGCTACTTCGGCATCCGCGGCCAGGAGGTCAACAGGTGCAAAA AATGCGGGGCCACGTGTGAGAGCTGCTTCAGCCAGGACTTCTGCATCCAGTGCAAAAGGCGGTTCTACCTGTACAAGGGGAAGTGTCTGCCCACCTGCCCGCCGGGCACCACGGCCCAGCAGAGCACCCGGGAGTGCCAGG AGGAGTGTGAGCTGGGCCCCTGGGGCAGCTGGAGCCCCTGCACGTACCACGGGAAGACCTGCGGCTCGGCCTGGGGCCTGGAGACCCGGGTTCGAGAGGCCAGCCGGGCCGGGCAGGAAGAGGCGGCAGCCTGCCAGGTGCTGTCCGAGTCAAGGAAATGCTCCATCCAGCGGCCCTGCCCAGGAG agagaagcccggggcagaAGAAGGGCCGGCGGGAGCAGCGGCCGCGCAAGGACAGGAAGCCGGACCGCAAGCCCGACCCCGACCGCAAGCCGCCCGTCAGGGCCAGCCAGCCGCCCGCCTGA